In one Bacillus sp. PK3_68 genomic region, the following are encoded:
- a CDS encoding NETI motif-containing protein: protein MSKKKKFYLQENETIDQCLKRMSAEGYTPVRRMERPVFKEETVDGEKKYTPIGREIIFEGKLTP, encoded by the coding sequence ATGAGCAAAAAGAAAAAATTTTATTTGCAGGAGAATGAAACAATTGACCAGTGTCTAAAGCGTATGTCGGCAGAAGGTTACACACCTGTCCGAAGAATGGAACGCCCTGTTTTTAAAGAGGAAACTGTTGATGGGGAGAAAAAATATACGCCGATCGGCAGAGAAATCATTTTTGAAGGGAAATTAACCCCTTAA
- the purE gene encoding 5-(carboxyamino)imidazole ribonucleotide mutase — protein MSVEVGVIMGSTSDWETMKHACDILEELEVPFEKKVVSAHRTPDLMFQYAESAREKGIKVIIAGAGGAAHLPGMVAAKTTLPVIGVPVQSKALNGMDSLLSIVQMPGGVPVATVAIGKAGAINAGLLAAQILSVTNNGLAVRLKERRKHIEETVLESSDQLV, from the coding sequence ATGTCAGTAGAAGTGGGCGTAATTATGGGAAGTACCTCTGATTGGGAAACAATGAAGCATGCTTGCGATATTCTGGAAGAGCTTGAAGTGCCATTTGAGAAAAAAGTCGTTTCAGCCCATCGCACACCTGATCTTATGTTTCAGTATGCTGAAAGCGCAAGAGAGAAAGGGATAAAGGTAATTATCGCTGGTGCGGGAGGTGCCGCTCATCTTCCAGGAATGGTTGCTGCTAAAACGACTTTGCCTGTCATTGGTGTGCCTGTCCAATCTAAAGCACTAAATGGCATGGATTCTTTATTATCCATTGTACAAATGCCAGGGGGTGTGCCGGTAGCAACAGTAGCCATTGGGAAAGCAGGGGCTATCAATGCTGGGTTGCTGGCAGCACAAATATTGTCTGTTACTAATAATGGTCTGGCTGTAAGGTTGAAAGAGCGCCGCAAACATATAGAAGAAACTGTATTGGAAAGTAGTGATCAACTTGTCTAA
- the purK gene encoding 5-(carboxyamino)imidazole ribonucleotide synthase: MIVPGQTIGIIGGGQLGRMMALAAKEAGFKIAVLEPGENSPCGQVADIEINAAYDDPEALDQLAAVSDVITYEFENIDYEGLKKLQEKAFVPQGAELIRITQNRVAEKETIVKAGVPVAPYEVITETAEIYDTIDKLGYPSVLKTARGGYDGKGQFVIKEPSQVEKAAQLLQHGVCVLEKWIPFEREISVIVTRNLQGETTYFPVGENVHKENILHETIVPARVAEGVKKEAVKAAEKIAEALSLVGTLAVEMFVGKDGEIYINELAPRPHNSGHYTIEACDVSQFGQHIRAICNWPLKTPELLKPALMVNILGEHMPEVLEGIAKHPEWSVHLYGKAEAKVKRKMGHITILTSDMEAVLEEVEASGIWSNNGKLIGG, encoded by the coding sequence ATGATTGTGCCTGGACAAACAATAGGAATTATCGGCGGTGGACAGCTTGGCCGAATGATGGCCCTAGCTGCTAAAGAAGCAGGTTTTAAGATTGCGGTTCTTGAGCCGGGAGAAAACTCTCCATGTGGACAAGTGGCTGATATCGAAATTAATGCGGCTTATGATGATCCTGAAGCTTTAGATCAATTGGCTGCTGTTAGTGATGTGATTACGTACGAATTTGAAAATATAGATTATGAAGGTTTAAAAAAACTGCAGGAAAAAGCATTTGTCCCGCAAGGAGCGGAACTAATCAGAATCACACAAAACCGTGTGGCTGAAAAAGAAACAATTGTCAAAGCGGGCGTTCCCGTAGCACCTTATGAAGTCATTACGGAAACAGCGGAAATTTATGATACGATAGATAAGCTCGGATATCCGTCTGTCTTAAAAACAGCACGTGGCGGCTACGATGGCAAGGGACAATTTGTGATTAAGGAGCCATCTCAGGTTGAGAAAGCTGCTCAGCTTTTACAGCATGGAGTTTGTGTATTGGAAAAGTGGATTCCATTTGAACGGGAAATTTCAGTGATTGTTACACGAAACCTTCAAGGAGAAACAACTTATTTTCCGGTTGGAGAAAATGTACATAAAGAAAATATTCTCCATGAAACGATTGTACCGGCAAGAGTAGCAGAAGGGGTCAAAAAAGAAGCTGTTAAAGCAGCTGAGAAGATTGCTGAAGCACTCTCACTCGTCGGCACGCTGGCTGTAGAAATGTTTGTCGGCAAGGATGGAGAAATTTACATTAATGAGCTAGCGCCAAGACCTCACAATTCAGGGCATTATACAATTGAAGCTTGTGATGTCTCCCAGTTTGGCCAGCACATTCGTGCGATTTGTAATTGGCCACTAAAAACGCCAGAGCTCTTAAAGCCCGCTCTCATGGTCAATATACTTGGCGAACACATGCCAGAGGTTTTGGAGGGAATAGCAAAACACCCGGAATGGTCCGTTCACTTATACGGAAAAGCAGAAGCAAAAGTAAAACGAAAAATGGGACATATCACAATTCTGACAAGTGACATGGAAGCCGTACTTGAAGAAGTAGAGGCAAGCGGGATCTGGAGCAATAATGGAAAGCTGATCGGAGGATAA
- the purB gene encoding adenylosuccinate lyase, translating into MIERYTRPEMGAIWTEENRYQAWLEVEILACEAWAELGDIPKEDVQKIRENAGFDVNRIKEIEEETRHDVVAFTRAVSETLGEERKWVHYGLTSTDVVDTALSYLLKQANTILRKDLENFVSILKEKAKEHKYTVMMGRTHGVHAEPTTFGLKLALWHEEMKRNLERFNQAAEGVEYGKISGAVGTYANIDPFVEEYVCKHLGTKPAPISTQTLQRDRHAHYMATLALIATSVEKFAVEIRGLQKSETREVEEFFAKGQKGSSAMPHKRNPIGSENMTGLARVIRGHMLTAYENVPLWHERDISHSSAERIILPDATIALNYMLNRFGNIVKNLTVFPENMKRNMDRTLGLIYSQRVLLALIDKGMAREAAYDTVQPKAMEAWERQVPFRELIEADEKITSKLTAEEIADCFDYNYHLQHVDTIFTRLELD; encoded by the coding sequence ATGATCGAACGTTATACACGCCCGGAGATGGGAGCCATTTGGACGGAGGAAAACCGCTATCAGGCTTGGTTGGAAGTGGAGATTCTTGCCTGTGAAGCATGGGCAGAACTTGGTGACATTCCGAAAGAAGATGTGCAAAAAATTCGCGAAAATGCAGGATTTGATGTAAATCGCATTAAAGAGATTGAAGAAGAAACACGCCATGACGTGGTGGCTTTTACACGTGCGGTATCTGAAACACTTGGAGAGGAACGGAAATGGGTTCATTACGGCTTAACCTCTACGGATGTTGTCGATACAGCATTATCTTATTTACTGAAGCAGGCGAATACGATCTTAAGAAAAGATCTTGAGAATTTTGTCAGCATTCTTAAAGAAAAAGCAAAAGAACATAAATATACCGTGATGATGGGACGCACGCACGGTGTTCATGCAGAGCCGACTACATTTGGCTTGAAGCTGGCTCTGTGGCATGAAGAAATGAAAAGAAATCTTGAACGCTTTAATCAGGCAGCTGAAGGAGTCGAGTATGGAAAAATCTCTGGAGCTGTCGGTACGTATGCGAATATCGACCCATTTGTTGAAGAGTATGTCTGCAAACACCTTGGGACAAAACCGGCGCCGATTTCTACACAAACATTGCAGCGCGATCGACACGCTCATTACATGGCTACGCTAGCTTTAATTGCTACATCTGTCGAGAAATTCGCGGTGGAAATTCGCGGGCTGCAAAAAAGCGAAACACGCGAAGTGGAAGAATTCTTTGCGAAAGGTCAAAAAGGTTCTTCTGCTATGCCGCATAAGCGCAATCCAATTGGTTCAGAAAACATGACAGGCCTTGCCCGTGTGATCCGTGGCCATATGCTGACAGCTTATGAAAATGTGCCGCTTTGGCATGAGCGTGACATCTCTCACTCTTCAGCTGAACGGATTATTTTACCGGATGCTACCATTGCCTTGAATTATATGTTGAACCGTTTCGGAAATATCGTGAAAAATCTAACGGTCTTTCCTGAGAATATGAAGCGCAATATGGATCGGACCTTAGGCTTGATTTATTCACAACGTGTCCTGCTCGCTTTGATCGATAAAGGTATGGCACGCGAAGCAGCCTATGATACGGTTCAGCCGAAGGCAATGGAAGCATGGGAGAGACAAGTCCCATTCCGTGAATTGATTGAAGCGGATGAGAAGATCACCTCAAAATTAACGGCTGAAGAAATTGCTGATTGCTTTGACTATAACTATCACTTACAGCATGTTGATACAATCTTTACCCGTCTTGAATTAGACTGA
- the purC gene encoding phosphoribosylaminoimidazolesuccinocarboxamide synthase, which yields MEKGSLLYEGKAKRIYATDQEDVVLIAYKDSATAFNGEKKAELAGKGRLNNEISSRLFLKLKELNIPSHFIEQLSTHEQLVKHVSIIPLEVVTRNVAAGSLAKRLGLEEGQVFDQPIVEFYFKDDQLGDPLLTEDHIQLLKIASKEEVAEIKKQALAINEALLSLFADMEIDLIDFKVEFGKDKNGSILLADEISPDTCRLWERNTNRKLDKDVFRRDLGNLVEAYEEVFNRLGGNQHV from the coding sequence TTGGAAAAAGGCTCACTGCTTTATGAAGGAAAAGCGAAACGGATTTATGCAACTGATCAGGAGGATGTTGTCTTGATCGCCTACAAAGATTCAGCCACTGCTTTTAACGGAGAGAAGAAGGCAGAGCTGGCGGGCAAGGGAAGATTGAATAATGAAATTAGCAGCCGCCTCTTTTTAAAGCTTAAGGAGCTTAACATTCCCTCCCACTTTATTGAACAGCTCTCCACACATGAGCAGCTGGTCAAGCATGTAAGTATTATTCCTCTCGAAGTTGTTACGCGAAATGTGGCGGCAGGCAGCCTAGCCAAGCGTCTCGGACTCGAAGAAGGACAGGTATTTGATCAGCCAATCGTTGAATTCTACTTTAAAGATGATCAACTTGGTGATCCTCTTCTTACTGAAGACCACATTCAGTTATTGAAAATTGCTTCTAAAGAGGAAGTAGCTGAGATAAAGAAGCAAGCTCTGGCGATTAATGAAGCACTCCTCTCATTATTTGCAGATATGGAAATCGATTTGATCGACTTTAAAGTCGAATTCGGCAAAGACAAAAATGGATCCATTTTACTGGCCGATGAAATCTCGCCGGATACGTGCCGTCTATGGGAACGGAACACAAACCGCAAGTTAGATAAAGATGTGTTCCGCCGTGATTTAGGCAATTTAGTAGAAGCATATGAAGAAGTGTTTAATAGATTAGGGGGAAATCAGCATGTATAA
- the purS gene encoding phosphoribosylformylglycinamidine synthase subunit PurS, with protein sequence MYKVKVFVTLRESVLDPQGKAVQQSLANLGYEGVQDVRIGKYMELTVDGNSQEVEKTVNEVCEKLLSNPVIEDYRYEIEESVQQ encoded by the coding sequence ATGTATAAAGTAAAAGTATTCGTTACATTAAGAGAAAGTGTATTAGACCCACAAGGAAAAGCGGTTCAACAGTCATTAGCTAATCTTGGTTATGAAGGCGTTCAAGACGTACGCATCGGAAAATATATGGAATTAACGGTCGATGGGAACAGTCAGGAAGTAGAAAAGACAGTAAACGAAGTATGCGAGAAGCTGTTGTCTAATCCAGTTATCGAAGATTACAGATACGAGATTGAGGAGAGTGTTCAGCAGTGA
- the purQ gene encoding phosphoribosylformylglycinamidine synthase subunit PurQ, with protein MKFAVIVFPGSNCDVDMFHAVKDELGEEVEYVWHDADDLSQFDGILLPGGFSYGDYLRSGAIAHLSKVMNEVKKAAEAGKPVLGVCNGFQILLESGLLPGAMLRNKDLKFVCRPTQLRVENNETMFSSAYSKGEEITVPVAHGEGNYYCDEATLKQLQDNQQIVFTYADNFNGSLQDIAGIVNEKGNVLGMMPHPERAVDELLGSADGLKLFQSIVKQWRESHVVNA; from the coding sequence GTGAAATTCGCAGTGATTGTGTTCCCGGGCTCTAATTGTGATGTTGATATGTTTCATGCAGTGAAAGACGAATTGGGCGAGGAAGTAGAATATGTTTGGCATGATGCTGATGATTTAAGCCAATTTGATGGCATTTTGCTACCAGGCGGCTTCTCCTACGGCGATTATCTTCGATCTGGAGCGATCGCCCATTTATCGAAGGTGATGAACGAAGTAAAAAAAGCAGCTGAAGCAGGAAAGCCAGTTCTCGGTGTATGTAATGGTTTCCAGATTCTACTTGAGTCAGGTTTGCTGCCAGGAGCTATGCTGCGCAATAAAGACTTAAAGTTCGTTTGCCGACCGACACAACTGCGAGTAGAAAACAACGAAACCATGTTTTCTTCTGCATATAGCAAGGGTGAAGAAATTACTGTTCCTGTTGCTCACGGAGAAGGAAACTACTACTGTGATGAAGCAACGTTAAAACAACTGCAAGACAATCAGCAAATCGTATTTACGTATGCAGACAATTTCAATGGTAGTTTGCAGGACATCGCTGGAATTGTAAATGAAAAAGGAAATGTTCTTGGAATGATGCCTCATCCTGAGCGAGCAGTGGATGAGCTGCTTGGAAGTGCAGACGGATTAAAATTATTTCAATCAATCGTAAAACAATGGAGGGAATCTCATGTCGTTAATGCTTGA
- the purL gene encoding phosphoribosylformylglycinamidine synthase subunit PurL: MSLMLEPSPSQIKEQKIYREMGMTDEEFAKAEQILGRTPNYTETGLFSVMWSEHCSYKNSKPVLRKFPVTGERVLQGPGEGAGIVDIGDEQAVVFKIESHNHPSAIEPYQGAATGVGGIIRDVFSMGARPVAMLNSLRFGELESSRVKYLFEEVVAGIAGYGNCIGIPTVGGEIQFDHTYEGNPLVNAMCVGLIDHKDIQKGQAKGIGNTVMYVGAKTGRDGIHGATFASEELSEQSEEKRPAVQVGDPFMEKLLLEACLELVKSDALVGIQDMGAAGLTSSSAEMASKAGSGIEMNLNFVPQRETGMTPYEMMLSESQERMLIVIKKGREKEIEELFAKYGLEAAKVGRVTDDGMLRLLHRGEIVAEVPADALAEDAPVYYKPSAEPAYYREYQAMEQETPQVTDFKETLIQLLSQPTIASKEWVYGQYDYQVRTNTVVAPGSDAAVIRVRGTNKALAMTTDCNSRYLYLDPETGGKIAVAEAARNIVCSGGEPLAITDCLNFGNPEKPEIFWQIEKATDGMSEACRVLSTPVIGGNVSLYNETNGTAVYPTPVVGMVGLIKDLSHITTQSFKQAGDLIYIIGETKAEFGGSELQKLHNNGEIFGKAPAIDLTVEEARQEALLRAIQAGAVQSAHDVAEGGFAVALAEKAFGTGLGANIEMDDDIERTAALFSETQSRFIVTVSKENQEAFESIVAEAKLVGEVTAEENLVIKQQEDIVIKAEVRELEGAWKGAIPCLLKSEA, from the coding sequence ATGTCGTTAATGCTTGAACCAAGTCCATCACAAATTAAAGAACAGAAAATTTACCGCGAGATGGGCATGACGGATGAGGAATTCGCAAAAGCTGAGCAGATTCTGGGACGCACGCCAAACTATACGGAAACCGGTCTTTTCTCTGTTATGTGGTCTGAACACTGCAGCTATAAAAATTCCAAACCAGTACTTCGTAAATTTCCGGTAACAGGAGAACGTGTTCTTCAAGGGCCGGGAGAAGGAGCTGGAATTGTTGATATTGGCGACGAGCAGGCCGTTGTGTTTAAAATTGAAAGCCACAACCATCCTTCAGCGATTGAGCCGTATCAAGGGGCAGCCACAGGCGTGGGCGGCATTATCCGCGATGTTTTCTCAATGGGGGCCCGCCCGGTAGCGATGTTAAATTCCTTGCGGTTTGGTGAATTAGAGTCAAGCCGTGTCAAGTATTTATTTGAAGAAGTAGTAGCAGGCATTGCTGGCTATGGCAACTGTATTGGTATTCCAACGGTCGGCGGGGAAATTCAGTTTGACCATACGTATGAAGGCAACCCTCTCGTTAATGCGATGTGTGTCGGATTGATTGATCACAAAGATATCCAAAAAGGCCAGGCAAAAGGCATTGGCAATACGGTTATGTACGTAGGCGCAAAAACAGGACGCGATGGCATTCACGGAGCGACTTTTGCTTCTGAGGAATTGAGTGAACAATCTGAAGAAAAGCGTCCGGCCGTTCAAGTAGGTGACCCGTTTATGGAGAAACTGTTGCTGGAAGCTTGTCTTGAACTTGTGAAAAGTGATGCACTTGTCGGCATTCAAGATATGGGAGCAGCCGGATTGACAAGTTCTTCAGCTGAGATGGCGAGCAAGGCTGGTTCAGGCATCGAAATGAACCTTAATTTTGTACCTCAGCGTGAAACAGGCATGACACCATATGAAATGATGCTTTCAGAATCACAAGAGCGGATGCTCATTGTCATCAAAAAAGGACGGGAAAAAGAAATCGAAGAGCTTTTTGCCAAATATGGACTGGAGGCTGCTAAGGTTGGCCGTGTAACAGATGACGGTATGCTTCGCCTTCTTCATAGAGGGGAAATAGTGGCGGAAGTACCTGCTGATGCACTGGCGGAAGATGCACCAGTCTACTATAAGCCGTCAGCGGAGCCAGCTTACTATCGCGAGTATCAGGCAATGGAGCAGGAAACGCCTCAAGTCACAGATTTTAAAGAAACACTGATTCAATTGCTTTCCCAGCCTACCATTGCGAGCAAAGAATGGGTTTACGGGCAATACGATTATCAAGTACGGACAAATACAGTAGTGGCTCCAGGCTCTGATGCAGCGGTCATTCGTGTGCGCGGTACAAATAAAGCGCTAGCGATGACAACAGACTGTAACTCTCGTTATCTATATCTCGATCCGGAAACAGGCGGAAAAATTGCGGTAGCAGAAGCTGCGCGTAATATCGTTTGCTCAGGCGGTGAACCATTGGCCATTACAGACTGTTTGAACTTTGGAAATCCGGAAAAACCGGAAATCTTCTGGCAGATTGAAAAAGCAACAGACGGAATGAGCGAGGCATGCCGAGTGTTGAGTACCCCGGTAATCGGAGGAAATGTTTCTTTATATAATGAAACGAACGGAACAGCTGTTTACCCAACACCTGTTGTGGGCATGGTCGGTCTAATTAAAGATCTTTCTCATATTACAACGCAAAGCTTCAAACAAGCAGGCGATCTTATCTATATCATCGGAGAAACAAAAGCGGAGTTTGGCGGAAGTGAATTGCAGAAGCTGCATAATAATGGAGAAATCTTCGGAAAAGCACCAGCGATTGATTTAACAGTAGAGGAAGCAAGACAGGAGGCTTTATTAAGGGCCATCCAAGCAGGCGCTGTACAATCAGCACATGATGTAGCGGAGGGCGGATTTGCAGTGGCCCTTGCGGAAAAAGCTTTCGGCACAGGTCTTGGAGCAAATATAGAAATGGATGATGACATCGAGCGGACAGCCGCTTTATTCAGTGAAACACAGTCCCGTTTTATCGTAACAGTCAGCAAAGAAAACCAAGAGGCGTTTGAATCCATCGTAGCGGAAGCGAAGCTTGTTGGAGAAGTAACAGCTGAAGAAAATTTAGTGATCAAACAGCAAGAGGATATAGTTATCAAAGCAGAAGTCCGTGAACTTGAAGGAGCTTGGAAAGGAGCGATTCCATGCTTGCTGAAGTCAGAGGCTTAA
- the purF gene encoding amidophosphoribosyltransferase — protein sequence MLAEVRGLNEECGVFGIWGHEDAAQITYYGLHSLQHRGQEGAGIVVSDGEKLRGVKGEGLVTEVFSQEKVQELKGFGAIGHVRYTTAGGGGYENVQPLLFHSQTGSLALAHNGNLVNATSLKHQLEGQGSIFQTTSDTEVLAHLIRRGGFGTMKDQMKHALSMLKGAYAFLVMTENELLVALDPNGLRPLSIGQLGDAFCVASETCAFDIVGAKFIRDVAPGELLIINKDGIRSERFSMATNQAICTMEYVYFSRPDSDIHGINVHSARKRSGIQLAKEVNIEADVVTGVPDSSISAAIGFAEATGIPYEMGLIKNRYVGRTFIQPSQSLREQGVKMKLSPVRGVVEGKRVVMVDDSIVRGTTSRRIVKMLKDAGALEVHVCITSPPIKNPCYYGIDTSTREELISATHSVEELREAIGADSLTFLSVEGLIKAIGHEKQNGHCGQCLACFTGEYPTEILPDTMHPHDKELMC from the coding sequence ATGCTTGCTGAAGTCAGAGGCTTAAATGAAGAGTGCGGCGTGTTTGGCATATGGGGGCATGAGGATGCGGCACAGATCACTTATTATGGTCTGCACAGCCTACAGCATCGTGGTCAAGAAGGTGCTGGGATCGTTGTATCAGACGGCGAAAAGCTTCGTGGCGTAAAAGGTGAGGGACTCGTCACAGAGGTATTTAGCCAAGAAAAGGTTCAAGAGTTAAAGGGCTTTGGTGCCATTGGCCACGTAAGATATACAACAGCAGGAGGCGGCGGATATGAAAATGTTCAGCCGCTGCTGTTTCATTCGCAAACCGGCAGTCTGGCACTAGCTCATAATGGAAATTTAGTGAATGCTACTTCTTTAAAGCATCAGCTGGAAGGACAAGGAAGTATCTTCCAAACAACTTCAGATACTGAAGTTTTGGCTCACTTAATCCGCCGTGGCGGATTTGGAACGATGAAAGACCAGATGAAGCATGCGCTATCGATGCTAAAGGGTGCTTATGCTTTTCTGGTTATGACAGAAAATGAATTGCTGGTGGCGCTTGATCCGAATGGTTTGCGCCCGTTATCAATTGGTCAGCTCGGTGATGCATTTTGTGTCGCTTCCGAAACTTGTGCTTTTGATATTGTCGGTGCAAAATTTATTCGCGATGTAGCACCAGGTGAATTATTAATTATTAACAAGGACGGCATACGGTCCGAGCGGTTCTCAATGGCGACCAACCAGGCTATTTGCACGATGGAATATGTCTATTTCTCCCGTCCGGATAGTGACATTCACGGAATTAATGTTCACAGCGCGAGAAAGCGTTCTGGCATTCAGCTAGCAAAAGAAGTAAATATTGAAGCGGATGTCGTAACTGGAGTGCCAGATTCAAGTATTTCGGCTGCTATCGGCTTTGCCGAAGCAACAGGAATTCCTTATGAAATGGGACTCATTAAAAACCGCTATGTCGGCCGGACGTTCATCCAGCCTTCTCAATCGTTACGTGAACAAGGGGTAAAAATGAAGCTGTCGCCGGTTCGCGGCGTTGTTGAAGGCAAGCGGGTTGTCATGGTAGATGATTCAATCGTCCGCGGTACAACGAGCAGACGCATTGTGAAAATGCTAAAGGATGCTGGTGCGTTGGAAGTACATGTGTGCATTACTTCGCCGCCAATTAAAAATCCTTGCTATTACGGCATTGATACATCAACAAGAGAAGAGTTAATCTCCGCTACTCACTCCGTAGAAGAATTAAGGGAGGCAATCGGCGCCGACTCTTTAACATTCTTGAGTGTGGAAGGATTGATTAAGGCAATCGGTCATGAAAAACAAAATGGTCATTGCGGCCAGTGTCTCGCCTGTTTTACAGGGGAGTATCCGACAGAAATTTTGCCGGACACGATGCATCCGCATGATAAAGAACTGATGTGTTAA
- the purM gene encoding phosphoribosylformylglycinamidine cyclo-ligase, which produces MAKSYEAAGVNIEAGYEAVDRMKKHVKRTNRAGVMGTLGSFGGMFDLSATNVKEPVLVSGTDGVGTKLKLAFMMDRHDTIGIDCVAMCVNDVIVQGAEPLYFLDYIACGQALPEKIEQIVKGVADGCEQAGCALVGGETAEMPGMYSDGEYDIAGFTTGVAEKSKLITGENIQEGDVLIGLPSSGVHSNGFSLIRKIFFEQHGLTPEAELEELSAPLGEVLLTPTKIYVKPVLEVLKNLEVKGMAHITGGGFIENIPRTLPEGLGAVITEGTWDVPEVFHALKAYGELDPKEMYNIFNMGIGLVMVVSATEEEQAKQLIEQAGEKAYTIGRVISGEGVQFE; this is translated from the coding sequence ATGGCAAAGTCGTATGAAGCGGCAGGAGTAAATATTGAAGCGGGCTATGAAGCGGTGGACCGGATGAAGAAACATGTAAAACGGACGAACCGTGCAGGCGTGATGGGCACGCTTGGCAGTTTCGGCGGCATGTTTGATTTATCTGCTACAAATGTAAAAGAACCTGTGTTAGTATCCGGCACGGATGGTGTTGGCACGAAATTAAAGCTCGCTTTTATGATGGACCGTCATGATACGATTGGTATTGACTGTGTGGCGATGTGCGTGAATGACGTCATTGTACAGGGAGCAGAACCGCTTTACTTCCTTGATTATATTGCCTGCGGCCAGGCTTTGCCTGAAAAGATCGAGCAAATCGTCAAGGGAGTCGCCGACGGCTGTGAACAGGCGGGATGTGCATTAGTCGGCGGTGAAACCGCAGAAATGCCCGGCATGTACAGTGACGGCGAATATGATATCGCCGGCTTTACCACAGGAGTGGCGGAAAAAAGCAAGCTGATTACTGGTGAGAATATTCAGGAGGGAGATGTCCTGATTGGACTGCCTTCAAGCGGCGTACATAGCAACGGGTTCTCGCTCATACGCAAAATCTTTTTTGAGCAACATGGCCTTACGCCAGAAGCGGAGCTGGAAGAGCTGTCTGCTCCTCTCGGAGAGGTACTGCTTACACCGACAAAGATTTACGTGAAGCCGGTTCTTGAAGTATTGAAAAACTTGGAAGTCAAGGGCATGGCCCATATAACAGGCGGCGGTTTTATCGAAAATATTCCACGCACACTGCCGGAAGGATTAGGTGCAGTTATTACAGAAGGCACATGGGACGTTCCAGAGGTTTTCCATGCATTGAAAGCATACGGAGAGCTTGATCCGAAGGAAATGTATAACATTTTCAATATGGGTATTGGATTAGTCATGGTCGTATCTGCCACAGAAGAAGAGCAGGCCAAACAGCTGATTGAACAAGCAGGGGAGAAAGCTTATACAATCGGACGGGTTATCTCAGGTGAAGGGGTTCAATTCGAGTGA
- the purN gene encoding phosphoribosylglycinamide formyltransferase codes for MKTEKKNCIALFASGSGSNFQAIAEAVQQGEIPAHIALLVCDQPDAYVIKRAEQFNIPVFSFRAKDYASKAEFEQEIVERLREAGVDFIFLAGYMRLIGDTLLNAYRGKIVNIHPSLLPAFPGKDAIGQAFNARVKIAGVTVHFVDEGMDTGPIIDQESVRMAGDETRESLQKKIQAVEHELYPRVIKKLLTEAVMEGITE; via the coding sequence ATGAAAACAGAGAAAAAAAACTGTATCGCCCTCTTTGCATCCGGCAGCGGAAGTAATTTTCAGGCGATCGCAGAAGCGGTTCAACAAGGGGAAATTCCGGCTCATATTGCTTTGTTAGTTTGTGACCAACCGGATGCATATGTGATCAAGCGTGCAGAACAATTTAATATTCCAGTGTTTTCTTTTCGGGCAAAAGACTACGCATCCAAGGCAGAATTCGAACAAGAAATAGTCGAGAGACTCCGGGAAGCCGGAGTTGACTTTATTTTTCTGGCAGGATATATGCGTTTAATTGGGGATACTCTTTTAAACGCTTATCGTGGCAAAATAGTAAATATCCATCCTTCTTTGCTTCCTGCTTTTCCAGGAAAAGATGCAATCGGCCAGGCTTTTAATGCTCGGGTGAAGATTGCCGGAGTGACCGTTCACTTTGTGGATGAAGGAATGGACACCGGGCCTATTATTGATCAGGAGAGTGTCCGGATGGCGGGAGATGAAACACGGGAATCATTACAGAAAAAAATTCAAGCAGTTGAACATGAATTGTATCCGCGGGTAATCAAAAAACTTTTAACTGAAGCAGTTATGGAGGGAATAACAGAATGA